The Sorex araneus isolate mSorAra2 chromosome 5, mSorAra2.pri, whole genome shotgun sequence genome has a segment encoding these proteins:
- the HECTD3 gene encoding E3 ubiquitin-protein ligase HECTD3, producing MAGPGRGTALETPRQLLGRVRFLAEAAHCLRTGRPLPAALAFVPQEVLYKLYKDPAGPSRVLLPVWEAEGLGLRVGAAGPTPGAGPGPLRAARDSIELRRGACVRTTGEELCNGHGLWVKLTKEQLAEHLGDCELDEGWLLVCRPAEGGARLVPIDTPDYLHRQQLLFGVDYRSVLRWEQVVDLTYSHRLGSRPQPADPYEAAVQRLLYVPPTWTYECDEDLIHFLYDHLGKEDENLGSVKQYVESIDVSSYTEEFNVSCLTDSNADTYWESDGSQCQHWVRLTMKKGTIVKKLLITVDTTDDNFMPKRVVVYGGEGDNLKKLSDVSIDETLIGDVCVLEDMTVHLPIIEIRIVECRDDGIDVRLRGVKIKSSRQRELGLNADLFQPSSLVRYPRLEGTEPEVLYRRAVLLQRFIKILDSVLHHLVPSWDHTLGTFNEIKQVKQFLLLSRQRPGLVTQCLRDSESSKPSFMPRLYINRRLAMEHRACPSKDPACKNAVFTQVYEGLKPSDKYEKPLDYRWPMRYDQWWECKFIAEGIIDQGGGFRDSLADMSEELCPSSADTPVPLPFFVRTANQGNGTGEARDMYVPNPSCRDFAKYEWIGQLMGAALRGKEFLVLALPGFVWKQLSGEEVSWTKDFPAVDSVLVKLLEVMEGMDRETFEFKFGKELTFTTVLSDQQMVELIPGGASIVVGYEDRLRFIQLVQKARLEESKEQLAAMQAGLLKVVPQAVLDLLTWQELEKKVCGDPEVTVDALRKLTRFEDFEPSDTRVQYFWEALNNFTNEDRSRFLRFVTGRSRLPARIYIYPDKLGCETTDALPESSTCSSTLFLPHYVSAKICEEKLRYAAYNCVAIDTDVSPWEE from the exons ATggcgggcccgggccggggtACAGCCCTCGAGACCCCGCGGCAGCTGCTGGGCCGCGTGCGCTTCCTGGCCGAGGCGGCGCATTGTCTCCGCACCGGGAGGCCGCTGCCGGCCGCGCTGGCCTTCGTGCCGCAGGAGGTGCTCTACAAGCTGTACAAGGACCCCGCGGGCCCGTCGCGCGTGCTGCTGCCCGTGTGGGAAGCCGAGGGCCTGGGCCTCCGTGTGGGCGCCGCGGGGCCGACTCCCGGGGCCGGCCCCGGGCCGCTCCGCGCCGCCCGCGACAGCATCGAGCTCCGGCGCGGCGCCTGCGTGCGCACCACGGGCGAGGAGCTGTGCAACGGCCACGGGCTCTGGGTGAAGCTGACCAAG GAGCAGCTGGCCGAGCACCTGGGCGACTGCGAGCTGGACGAAGGTTGGCTGCTGGTGTGTCGCCCGGCGGAGGGCGGGGCGCGCCTTGTCCCCATCGACACGCCCGACTACCTTCATCGTCAGCAGCTGCTCTTCGGGGTGGACTATCGCTCGGTGCTCAG ATGGGAACAGGTGGTGGACCTGACCTACTCGCATCGCCTGGGGTCCAGGCCGCAGCCCGCTGACCCGTACGAGGCCGCGGTGCAGAGGCTTCT CTACGTGCCCCCCACATGGACCTACGAGTGCGACGAGGACCTGATCCACTTCTTGTACGACCACCTGGGAAAAGAGGATGAGAACCTGGGGAGTGTGAAGCAGTATGTGGAGAGCATCGACGTTTCCTCCTACACG gagGAGTTCAATGTGTCTTGCTTGACAGACAGCAACGCAGACACCTACTGGGAGAGTGACGGGTCCCAGTGCCAGCACTGGGTGCGGCTTACCATGAAGAAGGGCACCATCGTGAA GAAACTGCTCATCACCGTGGACACCACAGATGACAACTTTATGCCCAAGCGGGTGGTGGTGTATGGGGGCGAAGGAGACAACCTGAAGAAGCTGAGTGACGTGAGCATTGACGA GACCCTGATTGGAGACGTCTGTGTCCTGGAGGATATGACCGTCCATCTCCCCATCATTGAGATCCGCATCGTGGAGTGCCGAG ATGATGGGATTGACGTGCGGCTTCGGGGGGTCAAGATCAAGTCCTCTAGACAGCGGGAGCTCGGACTGAACGCAGACCTGTTTCAGCCCAGCAGTCTGGTTCGGTACCCTCGCCTGGAAGGCACAGAGCCGGAAGTCCTGTACCGCAGAGCTGTTCTCCTGCAGAG ATTCATAAAGATCCTGGATAGTGTCCTGCACCACCTGGTACCTTCCTGGGACCACACGCTAGGCACCTTCAATGAGATTAAG CAAGTGAAGCAGTTCTTGCTGCTTTCACGCCAGCGGCCAGGCCTGGTGACACAGTGCCTGCGGGACTCGGAGAGCAGCAAGCCCAGCTTCATGCCCCGCCTGTACATCAACCGCCGCCTTGCCATGGAGCACCGAGCCTGCCCCTCCAAGGATCCTGCCTGCAAGAACGCAGTCTTCACCCAG GTTTACGAAGGCCTCAAGCCCTCTGACAAGTATGAAAAGCCCCTGGACTACAG GTGGCCCATGCGCTATGACCAGTGGTGGGAGTGCAAGTTCATCGCTGAAGGCATCATTGACCAGG GTGGTGGTTTCCGGGACAGTCTGGCAGACATGTCAGAGGAGCTGTGCCCCAGCTCGGCAGACACCCCCGTCCCGCTGCCTTTCTTTGTGCGCACGGCAAACCAG GGCAATGGCACTGGTGAGGCCCGGGACATGTACGTCCCCAACCCATCCTGCCGAGACTTTGCCAAGTACGAGTGGATCGGCCAGCTGATGGGGGCTGCCCTTCGGGGTAAGGAGTTCCTG GTGCTGGCTCTGCCAGGGTTCGTGTGGAAGCAGCTCTCCGGGGAGGAGGTGAGCTGGACCAAGGACTTTCCAGCTGTGGACTCCGTGCTG GTGAAGCTCCTGGAAGTGATGGAAGGAATGGACAGGGAGACCTTTGAGTTCAAATTCGGGAAGGAGCTCACGTTCACCACTGTGCTGAGTGACCAGCAGATGGTGGAGCTGATCCCGGGAGGTGCCAGCATTGTGGTGGGCTATGAGGACCGATTGCGTTTCATCCAGCTCGTGCAGAAGGCGCGCCTTGAGGAGAGCAAGGAGCAG CTGGCAGCCATGCAGGCGGGTCTGCTGAAGGTGGTGCCACAGGCCGTGCTGGATTTGCTGACGTGGCAGGAACTGGAGAAGAAGGTGTGCGGAGACCCCGAGGTGACGGTGGACGCTCTGCGCAAACTCA CCCGATTTGAGGACTTCGAGCCGTCTGACACGCGGGTGCAGTACTTCTGGGAAGCGCTGAACAACTTCACCAACG AGGACCGGAGCCGCTTCCTGCGCTTCGTCACCGGCCGCAGCCGTCTGCCTGCCCGGATCTACATCTACCCTGACAAGCTGGG CTGCGAGACCACAGATGCGCTTCCCGAGTCTTCCACCTGCTCCAGTACCCTCTTCCTGCCACACTATGTCAG TGCCAAGATTTGTGAAGAGAAACTCCGCTACGCAGCATACAACTGCGTGGCCATCGACACTGACGTGAGCCCTTGGGAGGAGTGA
- the UROD gene encoding uroporphyrinogen decarboxylase isoform X1, with product MEPNGLGPQGFPELKNDTFLRAAWGEETDYTPVWCMRQAGRYLPEFREARAAQDFFSTCRSPEACCELTLQPLRRFPLDAAIIFSDILVVPQALGMEVTMVPGKGPSFPEPLREERDLERLRDPAAAASELDYVFQAITLTRQRLAGRVPLIGFAGAPWTLMAYMIEGGGSNTMSQAKRWLYQKPQASHQLLRILTDALVPYLVGQVAAGAQALQLFESHAGHLGPQLFNQFALPYIRDVAKRVKAKVQEAGLAPVPMIIFAKDGHFALEELAQAGYEVVGLDWTVPPAIARQRVGKTVTLQGNLDPCALYAPKEEIGRLVQKMLDDFGSQRYIANLGHGLYPDMDPEHVGAFVDAVHKHSRLLRKN from the exons ATGGAGCCGAACGGGTTGGG ACCCCAGGGTTTTCCTGAGCTGAAGAATGACACGTTCCTTCGTGCTGCCTGGGGAGAAGAAACGGACTACACTCCTGTTTGGTGCATGAGGCAGGCAGGCCGCTACTTACCAG AGTTTCGGGAAGCTCGGGCTGCCCAGGACTTTTTTAGCACTTGTCGCTCCCCAGAGGCGTGCTGCGAACTCACTCTACAG CCACTGCGCCGCTTCCCTTTAGATGCTGCTATCATCTTCTCTGACATCCTCGTTGTACCCCAG GCACTGGGCATGGAGGTGACCATGGTTCCTGGCAAAGGGCCCAGCTTCCCAGAGCCATTGCGAGAAGAGCGAGACTTGGAGCGCCTCCGGGACCCAGCGGCTGCGGCCTCTGAGCTGGACTACGTGTTCCAGGCCATCACCCTCACTCGGCAGCGGCTGGCTGGGCGGGTGCCACTGATCGGCTTTGCCGGTGCCCCG TGGACTCTGATGGCATACATGATTGAGGGTGGCGGCTCAAACACCATGTCTCAGGCCAAGCGCTGGCTCTACCAGAAACCACAGGCCAGTCACCAGCTGCTCCGCATCCTCACTGATGCTCTAGTCCCTTACTTGGTGGGACAGGTGGCTGCCGGTGCCCAG GCATTGCAGCTCTTTGAGTCTCACGCGGGGCATCTTGGCCCACAGCTCTTCAACCAATTTGCACTGCCCTACATCCGTGATGTGGCCAAGCGAGTGAAGGCCAAGGTGCAGGAGGCCGGCCTGGCACCAGTGCCCATG ATCATCTTTGCCAAGGATGGACATTTTGCCCTGGAGGAGCTGGCCCAAGCTGGCTATGAGGTGGTTGGACTTGACTGGACAGTGCCCCCAGCGATAGCCCG GCAGCGTGTGGGGAAGACAGTGACGTTGCAGGGCAACCTGGACCCCTGTGCCCTGTATGCGCCCAAG GAGGAGATCGGGCGGCTGGTGCAGAAGATGCTGGATGACTTTGGATCCCAGCGCTACATTGCCAACCTCGGCCACGGGCTCTACCCTGACATGGATCCAGAGCACGTGGGGGCCTTTGTGGACGCTGTGCATAAGCATTCACGTCTGCTTCGAAAGAACTGA
- the UROD gene encoding uroporphyrinogen decarboxylase isoform X2, which produces MEPNGLGPQGFPELKNDTFLRAAWGEETDYTPVWCMRQAGRYLPEFREARAAQDFFSTCRSPEACCELTLQALGMEVTMVPGKGPSFPEPLREERDLERLRDPAAAASELDYVFQAITLTRQRLAGRVPLIGFAGAPWTLMAYMIEGGGSNTMSQAKRWLYQKPQASHQLLRILTDALVPYLVGQVAAGAQALQLFESHAGHLGPQLFNQFALPYIRDVAKRVKAKVQEAGLAPVPMIIFAKDGHFALEELAQAGYEVVGLDWTVPPAIARQRVGKTVTLQGNLDPCALYAPKEEIGRLVQKMLDDFGSQRYIANLGHGLYPDMDPEHVGAFVDAVHKHSRLLRKN; this is translated from the exons ATGGAGCCGAACGGGTTGGG ACCCCAGGGTTTTCCTGAGCTGAAGAATGACACGTTCCTTCGTGCTGCCTGGGGAGAAGAAACGGACTACACTCCTGTTTGGTGCATGAGGCAGGCAGGCCGCTACTTACCAG AGTTTCGGGAAGCTCGGGCTGCCCAGGACTTTTTTAGCACTTGTCGCTCCCCAGAGGCGTGCTGCGAACTCACTCTACAG GCACTGGGCATGGAGGTGACCATGGTTCCTGGCAAAGGGCCCAGCTTCCCAGAGCCATTGCGAGAAGAGCGAGACTTGGAGCGCCTCCGGGACCCAGCGGCTGCGGCCTCTGAGCTGGACTACGTGTTCCAGGCCATCACCCTCACTCGGCAGCGGCTGGCTGGGCGGGTGCCACTGATCGGCTTTGCCGGTGCCCCG TGGACTCTGATGGCATACATGATTGAGGGTGGCGGCTCAAACACCATGTCTCAGGCCAAGCGCTGGCTCTACCAGAAACCACAGGCCAGTCACCAGCTGCTCCGCATCCTCACTGATGCTCTAGTCCCTTACTTGGTGGGACAGGTGGCTGCCGGTGCCCAG GCATTGCAGCTCTTTGAGTCTCACGCGGGGCATCTTGGCCCACAGCTCTTCAACCAATTTGCACTGCCCTACATCCGTGATGTGGCCAAGCGAGTGAAGGCCAAGGTGCAGGAGGCCGGCCTGGCACCAGTGCCCATG ATCATCTTTGCCAAGGATGGACATTTTGCCCTGGAGGAGCTGGCCCAAGCTGGCTATGAGGTGGTTGGACTTGACTGGACAGTGCCCCCAGCGATAGCCCG GCAGCGTGTGGGGAAGACAGTGACGTTGCAGGGCAACCTGGACCCCTGTGCCCTGTATGCGCCCAAG GAGGAGATCGGGCGGCTGGTGCAGAAGATGCTGGATGACTTTGGATCCCAGCGCTACATTGCCAACCTCGGCCACGGGCTCTACCCTGACATGGATCCAGAGCACGTGGGGGCCTTTGTGGACGCTGTGCATAAGCATTCACGTCTGCTTCGAAAGAACTGA